The Camelus ferus isolate YT-003-E chromosome 4, BCGSAC_Cfer_1.0, whole genome shotgun sequence genome has a segment encoding these proteins:
- the SAXO1 gene encoding stabilizer of axonemal microtubules 1 isoform X2, with product MDWRDFGPHKVLPMKIHQPNQFVPSEEHMDLLTTYKQDYNPYPICRMDLIKPRDSKYPCGDKMECLPTYKADYLPWNQPRRELLRPPQNYQPASTKFDSRTTHQDDYSMKGLVNTVSCKPPAVPKLCHVPLEDLTNYKMSYMAHPLEKRFVYEPEKFRPSEIPFESFTTHKESYRGLMGEAAKSLKPPARPCGRDTPFSTTTEFRDKYQAWPTPQVFSRAPAAYVPPEEKMDLLTTVQAHYTYPKGAPAQPCRPARSVKKGGHFESSTTTKDDYKQWASVRTGPVRPVPQLNLPTEPLDCLTTTRAHYVPHPPIATKSCKPPWAGPRGNIPVEGQTTYTISFTPKEMSRCLASYPEPPGYIFEETDALGHRIYRPISQTGSRRSSCLSVGDSENPNQQELAVSA from the exons ATGGATTG GAGAGATTTTGGGCCTCACAAAGTGTTACCCATGAAGATCCACCAGCCCAACCAGTTTGTCCCAAGTGAAGAGCATATGGATCTGCTCACAACGTATAAACAAGATTACAACCCCTACCCTATCTGTCGCATGGACCTCATCAAACCTCGGGACAGCAAATACCCATGTGGTGATAAGATGGAGTGCCTACCTACTTATAAAG cCGATTATTTACCCTGGAACCAACCAAGACGAGAACTGCTTCGTCCGCCACAGAACTACCAGCCGGCATCAACCAAGTTTGATAGTAGAACCACACACCAGGACGACTACTCCATGAAGGGCCTAGTGAATACCGTGAGCTGTAAGCCTCCGGCGGTGCCCAAGCTCTGTCACGTCCCCCTGGAGGATCTGACCAACTACAAGATGAGCTACATGGCCCACCCTTTGGAGAAGCGCTTTGTCTATGAGCCGGAGAAGTTCAGACCCTCTGAAATCCCCTTCGAAAGCTTCACCACCCACAAAGAATCATACCGAGGCTTGATGGGGGAGGCAGCCAAGAGCTTGAAGCCTCCAGCCAGGCCTTGTGGGCGAGACACGCCTTTCTCAACCACCACCGAGTTTCGTGATAAGTACCAAGCTTGGCCAACGCCCCAGGTGTTCTCCAGAGCTCCCGCCGCCTACGTCCCTCCTGAAGAGAAGATGGATCTTCTGACAACAGTGCAGGCCCACTACACATACCCTAAGGgggccccagctcagccctgccgACCAGCGCGCTCAGTCAAGAAGGGTGGCCACTTCGAAAGCTCCACCACGACCAAAGACGACTACAAGCAGTGGGCCAGCGTGCGCACAGGGCCGGTCAGGCCCGTACCCCAGCTGAACCTCCCCACCGAGCCCTTGGACTGCCTGACCACCACACGAGCCCACTACGTGCCCCACCCACCCATCGCTACCAAAAGCTGTAAGCCCCCCTGGGCTGGCCCCCGAGGAAACATCCCTGTGGAGGGCCAGACCACGTACACCATCAGCTTCACGCCTAAGGAAATGAGCAGGTGCCTGGCTTCGTACCCGGAGCCCCCCGGCTACATCTTTGAGGAAACAGATGCTTTGGGGCACAGAATATACAGGCCAATTTCCCAGACAGGCTCTCGGCGGAGCAGCTGTCTTTCTGTGGGTGATTCGGAAAATCCCAACCAGCAGGAGTTGGCAGTCTCAGCTTGa
- the SAXO1 gene encoding stabilizer of axonemal microtubules 1 isoform X1 has protein sequence MEGLTTSRRDFGPHKVLPMKIHQPNQFVPSEEHMDLLTTYKQDYNPYPICRMDLIKPRDSKYPCGDKMECLPTYKADYLPWNQPRRELLRPPQNYQPASTKFDSRTTHQDDYSMKGLVNTVSCKPPAVPKLCHVPLEDLTNYKMSYMAHPLEKRFVYEPEKFRPSEIPFESFTTHKESYRGLMGEAAKSLKPPARPCGRDTPFSTTTEFRDKYQAWPTPQVFSRAPAAYVPPEEKMDLLTTVQAHYTYPKGAPAQPCRPARSVKKGGHFESSTTTKDDYKQWASVRTGPVRPVPQLNLPTEPLDCLTTTRAHYVPHPPIATKSCKPPWAGPRGNIPVEGQTTYTISFTPKEMSRCLASYPEPPGYIFEETDALGHRIYRPISQTGSRRSSCLSVGDSENPNQQELAVSA, from the exons GAGAGATTTTGGGCCTCACAAAGTGTTACCCATGAAGATCCACCAGCCCAACCAGTTTGTCCCAAGTGAAGAGCATATGGATCTGCTCACAACGTATAAACAAGATTACAACCCCTACCCTATCTGTCGCATGGACCTCATCAAACCTCGGGACAGCAAATACCCATGTGGTGATAAGATGGAGTGCCTACCTACTTATAAAG cCGATTATTTACCCTGGAACCAACCAAGACGAGAACTGCTTCGTCCGCCACAGAACTACCAGCCGGCATCAACCAAGTTTGATAGTAGAACCACACACCAGGACGACTACTCCATGAAGGGCCTAGTGAATACCGTGAGCTGTAAGCCTCCGGCGGTGCCCAAGCTCTGTCACGTCCCCCTGGAGGATCTGACCAACTACAAGATGAGCTACATGGCCCACCCTTTGGAGAAGCGCTTTGTCTATGAGCCGGAGAAGTTCAGACCCTCTGAAATCCCCTTCGAAAGCTTCACCACCCACAAAGAATCATACCGAGGCTTGATGGGGGAGGCAGCCAAGAGCTTGAAGCCTCCAGCCAGGCCTTGTGGGCGAGACACGCCTTTCTCAACCACCACCGAGTTTCGTGATAAGTACCAAGCTTGGCCAACGCCCCAGGTGTTCTCCAGAGCTCCCGCCGCCTACGTCCCTCCTGAAGAGAAGATGGATCTTCTGACAACAGTGCAGGCCCACTACACATACCCTAAGGgggccccagctcagccctgccgACCAGCGCGCTCAGTCAAGAAGGGTGGCCACTTCGAAAGCTCCACCACGACCAAAGACGACTACAAGCAGTGGGCCAGCGTGCGCACAGGGCCGGTCAGGCCCGTACCCCAGCTGAACCTCCCCACCGAGCCCTTGGACTGCCTGACCACCACACGAGCCCACTACGTGCCCCACCCACCCATCGCTACCAAAAGCTGTAAGCCCCCCTGGGCTGGCCCCCGAGGAAACATCCCTGTGGAGGGCCAGACCACGTACACCATCAGCTTCACGCCTAAGGAAATGAGCAGGTGCCTGGCTTCGTACCCGGAGCCCCCCGGCTACATCTTTGAGGAAACAGATGCTTTGGGGCACAGAATATACAGGCCAATTTCCCAGACAGGCTCTCGGCGGAGCAGCTGTCTTTCTGTGGGTGATTCGGAAAATCCCAACCAGCAGGAGTTGGCAGTCTCAGCTTGa